The following are from one region of the Oncorhynchus masou masou isolate Uvic2021 unplaced genomic scaffold, UVic_Omas_1.1 unplaced_scaffold_939, whole genome shotgun sequence genome:
- the LOC135538314 gene encoding LOW QUALITY PROTEIN: ferredoxin-fold anticodon-binding domain-containing protein 1-like (The sequence of the model RefSeq protein was modified relative to this genomic sequence to represent the inferred CDS: inserted 1 base in 1 codon), whose protein sequence is MTSSEGGEAVLLVGXGNFSFSAALSRIVATETNDITSGTDDITRETDNITTGTDDIAGGRGLRITATCLQTKEEALRHHGSAHNIHTITHSGGEVLFEVDCTRLSECVCLRGRQFDRVIFNFPHCGRKSGVKKNRLLLKHFFLSCVGVLKEEGEVLVSLCNGQGGTPADRPMREWHNSWQVVAMAAEAGLILNEVRPFDGEKPDSYQSTGYRSQDKCFHAEQGVTHVFSRSVACSAPQRKDMKQHILGGRPLTYHIPAELSHYIHRGFLSNSNHPVRLVQDFLVQALEREWPVSMVTEPLPLLIHSSPQRLNACCPEIQDTHTHCYWLHPSHTHTTSHTPSDDHKHIDTLLADTHITYDSEDEGRERECSSRFKECVGEGEECVGEGKECEGEECVGEGEECVGEGEECVGEGEECVGEGEECVGVGGYVLRPSLLPQMEILREEREHREREVLHGVSGLVFQRVHISPWSPPAFHQLLLWGAWPKASQSIPDLGRSLERLLTPYGLSLAEEQGSLWLAAEPMGRLGRLWADDLTDGVCVCLNLDLLASLVYSLPDWRLLWSPDPRFLNHFLLRPLPEQPFHPFSLFPQSFVYDISFWAGPDWQEAAFHALVREASREMVENVMLIDTYTPNTQTDTHPDVTHTYTPNTQTDTHPDVTHTYTPYTQTDTHPDVTHTYTPNTQTDTHPDVTHTYTPNTQTDTHPDVTHTSYCYRLTYRSHTHALSHTRALKLHTHLQSLLSTRMHLTVR, encoded by the exons ATGACGTCATCAGAAGGTGGGGAGGCGGTGCTTCTGGTTG GAGGGAACTTCTCGTTCTCTGCCGCTCTGAGCCGGATCGTCGCCACGGAGACAAATGACATCACCTCAGGGACCGATGACATCACAAGGGAGACCGATAACATCACCACAGGGACCGATGACATAGCTGGTGGGAGGGGCTTGAGGATCACAGCCACCTGTCTCCAGACCAAAGAGGAGGCGCTACGACACCACGGCTCCGCCCACAacatacacacaatcacacactcag gtggggagGTGCTGTTTGAGGTGGATTGTACGCgtctgtcagagtgtgtgtgtctgcgtggtcGACAGTTTGACCGCGTCATCTTTAACTTCCCTCACTGCGGTCGGAAGAGTGGCGTGAAGAAGAACAGGCTGCTGCTCAAACACTTTTTcctcag ctgtgtgggagtgctgaaggaggaaggggaggtgCTTGTGTCTCTGTGCAACGGGCAGGGCGGGACTCCAGCCGACCGGCCAATGAGAGAGTGGCACAACAGCTGGCAGGTGGTCGCCATGGCAGCAGAGGCAGGGCTTATCCTGAACGAGGTCCGCCCCTTCGATGGCGAGAAACCTGACAGTTACCAATCCACCGGGTACAG GAGCCAGGATAAGTGCTTCCATGCAGAGCAGGGCGTGACTCATGTGTTCAGTCGTAGTGTGGCCTGCAGCGCCCCCCAGAGGAAGGACATGAAGCAGCACATTCTGGGAGGACGACCACTGACCTACCACATACCTGCTGAACTTTCACattacatacacag gGGTTTTCTCTCGAATTCTAATCATCCCGTCAGGCTGGTTCAGGACTTTCTGGTTCAGGCCCTGGAGAGGGAATGGCCTGTCTCCATGGTTACTGAGCCCCTCCCCCTGCTCATACACTCCTCCCCCCAGAGACTAAATGCATGTTGCCCTGAgatacaagacacacacacacattgctacTGGCTacacccctcccacacacacaccacttcacacacaccctcagaTGATCACAAACACATAGACACTCTactggcagacacacacataacCTACGACTCAGAGgatgagggaagggagagagagtgtagcAGCCGTTTTAAGGAGTGtgtaggtgagggagaggagtgtgtAGGTGAGGGAAAGgagtgtgagggagaggagtgtgtaggtgagggagaggagtgtgtaggtgagggagaggagtgtgtaggtgagggagaggagtgtgtaggtgagggagaggagtgtgtAGGTGTTGGGGGATACGTGCTGCGTCCTTCTCTACTGCCTCAGATGGAGatactgagagaggagagagaacacagagagagagaggttctgcATGGTGTGAGCGGCCTAGTCTTTCAGAGAGTTCACATCAGTCCCTGGTCCCCCCCTGCCTTCCACCAGCTCCTCCTCTGGGGAGCATGGCCCAAAGCCTCTCAGTCAATCCCTGACCTGGGGCGGAGTCTGGAGCGTCTGCTGACCCCCTATGGGCTTTCCCTGGCTGAGGAGCAGGGGTCTCTGTGGCTGGCAGCCGAGCCGATGGGACGGCTAGGCCGGCTGTGGGCTGATGACCTCACTGAtggcgtctgtgtgtgtctgaacctTGACCTCCTGGCTTCACTGGTCTACTCCCTACCTGACTGGCGCCTGCTCTGGTCACCTGACCCCCGCTTCCTCAACCACTTCCTGCTCCGCCCATTGCCAGAGCAACCGTTCCATCCCTTCTCCCTGTTTCCACAGAGCTTTGTTTATGACATCAGCTTCTGGGCGGGGCCAGACTGGCAGGAGGCAGCGTTTCATGCTCTAGTCAGGGAGGccagtagagagatggtagagaacGTTATGCTCATCGACACCTacacacccaacacacagaccgacacacaccctgacgtaacacacacctacacacccaacacacagaccgacacacaccctgacgtaacacacacctacacaccctacacacagaccgacacacaccctgacgtaacacacacctacacacccaacacacagaccgacacacaccctgacgtaacacacacctacacacccaacacacagacCGACACACACCCTGACGTAACACACACCAGCTACTGTTACAGACTCACCtatcgctcacacacacatgccctctcacacacacgcgcgctcAAACTCCACACACACCTGCAAAGCCTGCTGTCCACACGCATGCATCTCACCGTcaggtag